CACCCGCACGACACCCGGCTCGTTCCCGTGGTGCTGCGTGGCGACCGAGCCGCGCCGTTGCACTACAACGGTCCGGCCATGCTCCGCGGGATCGCCGCCGCCGACGCGCTCGCCGTCGTACCGCCCGGCGGGGCCGGGCAGGGTGAGGAGACCGAACTGCTCGACCTGCCGTGGGCGGCCGCCGGGATCGAAGTGTGTTTCACGTGAAACTTCCGGGCCATGACTCCATCGCCAGCCAGGCGGGCGACCATCCCGATGCCTGATCAGTGCTGAGGCACAGCCCGCTGAATGGTGATCAACCGGTCCCCGCCCCGGAGAGTCTCTGCTCGGGGATCGGTGTGATCCAGCGGCGAACTGGAGCTGGTGATCACGGCGTTGGCGCCACTCTGCTTCAGCAGGATGACGTGAGCCGCCTGGTGCAGTTCAGCTCTGCTCAGCGTCTCTGTGCGGGTGGCGTCGCCGTGTACGGCAGCGAGCCCATCACTGGTGGCAAGGTCAACCGCATTCTTCTGGGGATCG
The genomic region above belongs to Streptomyces sp. CG1 and contains:
- a CDS encoding NAD-binding protein: MRASTRVPRLLGQGTSRDQIVVVDPQKNAVDLATSDGLAAVHGDATRTETLSRAELHQAAHVILLKQSGANAVITSSSSPLDHTDPRAETLRGGDRLITIQRAVPQH